The window GCCCGCCGCCGGGATCATCGCGGCGGCGGCCTTCCTCGTCTCGGGGTACCTGTTCTAGGTCAGCTGTCCGAGAGCGCCTTCAGCTCGGCAATACGGATCGCCTTGCCCTGCGTGGGTGTCATCACCGCGCGCACCTTGGTCAGCGGGCGTGCGGTGAAGGTGAGCGTGGTCACGCCATTGGCGAGCGGCGTTGCCGAGCCGAGATCGCGCCAGGCGCCGTCCTGCCAGCCCTCGAGTGTAACCTTGCCCGGCGCACGGATGTCCGCGCCGTTGTCGAAGAAGGCGAGCTTCACCGAAGAGACCGGCTGGGGCGCGCCAAAGTCGACCGCGTACCACTGCGACGCCGTTCCCGCCCCGGAGGTCCAGCCGTTGGGAAGCTCAGGGTAGAACCAGAGGCGACCGTCGATCCCGTCGTGCAGGTTCTCCGCCTCGGCCCCGCTCGACGCGCTCGCCTTGGGGAAGTCGCCGCGCACCAGTTGCACCGCGTGGTTGGTCTCACGCACGATGGGCGCAGGCGCCTTGCGGGCGAGCGGCACCTCGATCCGGCCCAGATCCGCGCGGTGGGCCAGCACCTTGCCATCGGCCGCGACGGTCAGCCCCGCGCCCTTGCCATAGTGCGATCCATCCGCGTCCCAGGTCACCGAGATCATATGGCCGTGGTAGGGCACGCGCTCGACATGGAACCAGGGCAAGGCCTCGGGATCGCCCGCCTGGGGCAGCAGCGGGTTCACCTCCAGCACGTCATCGGCGCGCGGGCGGATGCCGACAAGCCCGGTCAGGATCAGATCGTTGTAGCCCGAGTGGAAATAGTGGTGGCTGCGGTCGAGCCCGACGATGGGCTTGCCCGTCGCAGGATCGTAGTCCTCCTCCAGATCCAGTTTGTCGCCCTGGAAATGGAGCTGCGTGTACTGGCGCAGGAGGCGCATGTAGGTGCTGCGCGTGACCGGACCCGTCTCCTCGTAGTGGTCGAGGAGATTGGCCATGCCGGTCAGCACCTGCGTCGTCTGGTAAGGCCAGATCGGCCCGTTCCACTGGCACTCACGCGCATCGCCCAGATAGCGGTACTGGCGCATGTAGTATTCGTAGGACTGTTCGACCGTGCGCATCCCGGCCTCACCTGCCAGCATCTGGGGATCGAGGAGGTGCGCCCAGGCCTGCGCGTACTTGGCCTCGTCGGGCACGGCATCGAACATCCAGGGCAGGAAGCCGACCAGCTCGCGCGCGCGGATGAAGTCCCAGTAGGAGACGTGTTCGTTGTGGGTGCGGTAGCGGTCGGTGAAGTGCGCCAGCTGCGGGTTCCACAGGTCCGCCACCATGCGATCCTGCAGCGCCCTGGCCTTGCCTTCGAACTCGTCGGCCAGCGCTGTGTCGCCGGTCATCTCCGCGATGCGCGCAATCGCGCGGGCGTTGGCGATCATGTAGCTGTTGACCGAGGGACGGAACGCATGTCCGCCGCCAAAGCCGTCCTTGCCGCCCGAGGCGTCGATGGAGGAGACGGTGTACTCGGTCGCATCGAGCAGCGGTTCGACCCAGTAGAGCCCCTTGGACCAGTCCATGTGGTCTTCCCAGAGGCCGTAGATATGGCGCATCACCTTGAGGTGGCGGGTCACCGCCGCGCGGTCACCATCGACGAGGTAGCGCCCCCAGGTCGAATCCGCCATGTGGTCGGTGAAGTGGCGGTCGTTGCCGCCCTCGTACATGAAGTCGATGTAATCGCTGACAAAGCGCCGGTCGTTGAGCCAGCGCCCCTCGGCGATGTGAAAGCCGCTCGCATCGTTGAGGCTGGCGTAGGGCTCACGCTGCCAGCCCACATCGTCGGCGAACTCGGTGGTGATGAAGCCCTTTGCGCCCAGGTCGCGCTGGTGCGCGCGGTAGATCGACCAGCGGTAGTACCAGACCGCGTCGATCTTGGGGTCCGCGCTCTCGAAGAAGGGGATGCGATCCTCGTACCAGGGCGCATCGTTGCCGAAGCGCGCGCGGGCGATCGCCCTGGTGTCGAGCACGGGGACGGCGGAGGGCGCGACGGAGGCTGCCGCCATCATCGGAGCCATCACCGGAGCGGCAGGCGGGGCCGCACCCGCCAGCAGCGTTGCCGTTCCGGCCAGCAGCGCGCTGGTCCCAAGTACCCGTGCCGTTCGTGCGATCATGCTCTGTGCCCCGTCGTCTAGAAGGAATGGTCCCTTGAAAAGGAAAAGGCGACCGTCCCCCCGGGGCGTCGGGAGAGGAGAATGTGCCCCGGGAAAACGGTCGCCTCATGCCGATCCCGGCCCCTCTCCCCTTCGCAGAATGGCAAAAGCGAGGGGCAGGTCCGGGATCGCCAAAGTGCTTACTGGAAGGTGAAGCGTGCGCCGATGGCGAAGGTGCGCGGAACCAGGGTCGTGCCCAGGTTCATCGTCTCCGCGCCGCCGGCCGCGCCGTACTTGTAGAAGCTCTGCTGGTTTTCCTTGGTGAGGTTGCGCGCATCGAAGGTCAGCGCGATGTCGTCCGTCACGTTGGCGGTCAGCTGGAAGTCCATGTAGCCCGAGGACTTGTACCACACGCCAATCGGGTTGGCGAAGAGACGCGCCTCGTTGTTGTGCAGGAAGCCCTTGCGCCACACGTACGACAGACGTGCGCCGATGGGACCGCGCTGGTAGGCGAGCGTCGCGTTGTACGAGAGCTTCGAGACGTTGAAGAAGTCCGACTGCGTGTAGCCCACGACTTCGCCCAGCTGGTTGGTCTCGGGGATCGACTGGTTGGAGTCGAGCACCGTCAGGCTGCCCTGGAAGCCCAGGCCATCCAGAACGCTGGGCAGGTAGGTCGGGAAGTAGGTCAGGCCCACTTCGACGCCCTTGAGCACGCCGTCCGAGGCGTTGGCCGGGCGGGTGATCGTGAAGTAGTCGGTCGCGCCTGCCTCGATGTCGTTGTTCGGGATGTACTCGTAGCTCGAAATCGGCACGACAAGCCCTGAGATCTCGCGGCGGAAGCCGGTGACCGTGATCGCGCTGTTGGGCTCGAAGTACCACTCGATGGCGACGTCGATGTTCTTCGAATGCGTCGGGTTGAGCGTGGCCGTACCGGCCGAACCGCTGCCGTAGCCCACGTTGGTGAGGTCACCCGTCAGCTGGTAGGTCGGGTTGACGTCGGTGAAGTTGGGGCGGCGCAGGGTCTCACCGTAGTTGAAGCGCAGGCGCAGATCGCGGGTGATCTCGTAGCGCGCGGTGAAGCTGGGCAGGAACTTGGCCGACCCGCGCGAAACCGAGCTGCGCGCGAAGTTGTCGAGGCGGTCGTAGAAGTCGTAATCGGTGTCGATGTTGACGTAGCGCACGCCCGCCTGGAGATCGAGCGGATTGCCGAAGATCGAGATCTGCGCGTCGGCCATCACGTAGCCCGACATCGTGGTTTCCTCGATGCCGAAGGTCTGGCCCAGCGAAAGCTGGTCGCTGGTGGGACGGCCATAGAGCCCGCGCACCATGTCCGCGTTGTCGTAGAGCCAGTTGCCGTCGATGTTGACCCAGCTGCGCGGCAGGTCGCCCTCACCCTTGAAGAAGCCCGAGTTGGTGAACAGGGCCTCTTCGGGCAGGTCGGTCAGGTTGCCACCCAGCGCCACGGCATCGCCGGTGCGGATGTAGCTGGCCGCCTTGCGACGGTCGACACGAAGGCCCGCGGCGACGCGGCGCAGGAAGCCCTCGTAGAAGCCGTAGTAGCCATCGAGCTTGCCGGTGAGCGCGCTGCCCTTGTCCTTGTTGGCGTTGTCGTACAGCTCGCCCACGGCCCAGGTCGAGGGCTGCGTCAGCAGGCTGTCGTCCGAGAAGTGGTAGGAAGGAATGCCGCCGCCCGCGTTGAAGTCGGCAGTGATCTCGTCGGCCACGCGGCTCGTGCGCATCGCGATGAACGAGCTTTCGAACGTGCTGGTCTGGTAGGCGAGGTCGCTGGTGATCTTGCCATCGCCGTCGCCGACTTCCCACGCTCCGTTGAGGTGGTAGACGTAGCTGTCGGTCTTCGACTTGTTGAGGTCAGCCGAATTGAAGCCGTAGACATCGCCCACGGTGCGCGACTTGACGATGTTGGTGCCATCGTAAAGCTCGACCGCGCCGGGGTTGCCCCACCAGTCGACGAAGCTGAACTGCAGGCTGTTGAAGGTCTCGGAGCGGTAGCCCGTATAGAACATCTCGGCGGTGTAGACCGAGCTGGAATTGGGCGCCCACTGCAGCGCGGCGTTGAACGCGGGGCGCTCACGCTTGCCGTAGAGGTCCGAGGAGAACACCGCGTCGCGCGACAGGACATAGGGCACGTCCTGGCCGTTGATGTTGAGCGTGGCGCCCGGATCGGTGGAGAGACCGGCGTTGAGACCCGGCTGCCAGATGTTGCCGTCGGGATTGCCCGCGGTCACGCTGCGGCAGTCGCTGGGCTGGATACGCTCGTAGGGGACCCAGGCCGCACCACCCGCGCAGGCGCCCGGCGCCGAGCTGACGGTGGGCAGGTTGCTGTCGGTGAGGAAGGGCACGAGCGCGCCCGCGGTCGCGCTTTCGGTGCGGTACTTGGCGCGGATGTAGCTGGCGTTCACAAGGACACCGATGCGCCCGATGCCCGTGTCCCAGCTGTCCGCGACCAGCAGCGCGCCGCTCGGATTGAAGGTGTCGGCGATCTCGTCGTAGGTGCCGCGCGCCTGGCCCGACACGGCAAAGCCGCTGAAGTCGAAGGGACGACGGGTCTTGACGTCGATCTGGCCGGCAAGGCCGGTTTCGAGCTGGTCGGCCGAGCGGGTCTTGAAGACGTTGACCTGCTTCACAAGGTTCGCCGGGATGTCCTGGAGCGAGAAGCTCTGGCCCGATGCGGTGAAGACGTTGATGCCGTTCAGCGTGGTGACGGGGTCGTTCAACCCGCGAATGGTGACGGTCTGCGCCTCGCCGCTCGCGCGGTCGGTGATCTGGATGCCGGTGACGCGCTGGAGCGCCTCGACGACGTTGTTGTCGGGCAGCTTGCCGACGTCTTCCGACACGATCGAATCGACGATCTGGACGTTGTTCTTGCGCACGTTGAGCGCGCCCAGGATCGAGGCGCGCACGCCCGTGACGATGATTTCCTCGGCGCTGGGGTCGCTGGCTCCATCGGCCTGCGGGGCGGGGGCGGCCTCCTGCGCGTTCGCCACGCCGGCGATGCCCAGGGCCAGAACAGAAGCTGTGCAGAATGCGAATGGCCGGAATGCCATGATCAACCCTCCCAATTTTAAGCGCGCAGCGGTTCCTGCGCCGTGTTCGTGGGGGCCTGATTATTTGTCGGAGTTATTTTGTGCAAGCGAAAAGTGCAAGCCTGCCTTACAATTCAGCAACTCGTAAGGGAGCGTGGCATCTTCGCATCACTGCGCGCCACACGCCCTCACAAAACCGCGCAAATCCGCGACATTATTGTCCGAGTTTTAGAACGAATGTATCAGTCCACGGTCCACAGCGTGCGCGGGTCCGAGAGCGGTGCCAGGGCGACCTTGCCGTCGATTGCGGCAAGCCCCTTTCCGGCCTGCGCCACCGACTCGAAGCGCACCTTGCCTTCCCCCTCCACCTTGCGGCGGAAGCGGTCGGCCCCGTCCTGCGCGCCGCCTTCGGCGCGCGGCGCCAGCGTGCAGGCGCCATCCCCGCCCACGGTGAGGCACATCTCGCGCAGCAGGATCGGGGAGAGCTGGACGGTCCCATCCTTGACGGGAAGCGAACGGATCTGGGTCTGGGGCAGCGCCGGGGCCCCGATCACCAGCGCCTCGTCCTCGTGCGCCAGGAACGCGCCCTCACTGGCCGCGCTGAGGAAACGCTCGGGCAGCGGACCATTGCCCACCGGCACGCCGAAATCGGGCGCGCCCTTTTCATCGAAGTAGACGCGCTGGACGCGGGTGTGGCGGTCCGGGTTGAACAGCGGATCGCCCTCGATCTCCTTGTAATCGCGGCCATGGTAGACGAGCATCGGCCGCCCCTGCTCGTCGACCGTGAAGTCGTTGTGGCCCGGGCCATAGACCGAGGTCGCGACGCTGGTCTGGAAGACCGGCTCGGGCGACTTGGTCCAGTTCTCGGCGACAAGGAGATCGGCCTCGGCGTCGATGGAGAGCATGCCCAGGCAGTAACGGTCGTCGGTCGCGCTGGCCGAGTAGGTCATGTAGAGCTTGCCCGCGTTTTCCAGCACGGCGGCGCCTTCGTTGACCTTGAAGCCCCGGATTTCCCAGTCGTAGGTCGGGACCGAAAGGCGGGTCGCCGGGCCGACCGTCAGCGGGCCGGTCATCTTCGCGATGTAGAGGTTGGAATTGGTCTCGATGCCCGGCTCGCGCTGGGCCCAGGTGAAGTAGCGCTCACCCCGGTGGACGAAGACTTTGGAATCAAGGTTGAAGCTGTCCCAGGGCGCCTTGAACTCGCCCTTCACCGACCACGTGCCCGTCATCGGGTCCTCACCCGCGCATTCCACCGCATACGTGCGGATGCGGAAGACGTCCTCGCCCCCGCCCGAGGGGCCCGCGGCGAAGTAGACGTACCAGCGCCCGTCGATCTGGTGCATTTCGGGCGCCCAGATGAAGCCGGAGAGCGGGCCCTCCTCCTCGTGGCGCCACAGCACGCGCTCCTCTGCGTCGGTGAGGCCCGCCAGCGTCTTGGCGCGGCGCAGGACCAGACGGTCATACTCGGGCACCGAGCCCATCATGTAATAGTAGCCGTCGGTGTGGAGGAAGACCTGCGCGTCGGCGCGGTTCTTGACCAGCGGGTTGACCGGAACGGCGGGCGTGGCGGCGCCATCGGCGTCTTCACCGTCGGCAAGGACCGTGCGGCCCGCCTCGCTGCAGGCGATGGGAAGAAGCGCTGCGCCAAGGGCAAAGGTGCGGCGCGAAAGGGAAAACGGCATAAGTCCTCTCCGGTCTCTGGTCGGGCGCGAGGGACCTCTCTTGCGGAGGCCGGATCGCGGCAAAAGCGTCAAAAAAACGGCCCCCCGCCCCGGCGTGGATGCGGGGGGCCAGTTGGTGGTGTTCAGTACTGCGCCACCGGCCAGCCGTCCGCGTCCCAGGTCAGGGGCGCGATGCGCAGCGTGGGCGCGCCGTTCGCCTCGCGGTCGTAGGCATGGTAGACGAGGTAGGTGGTGCCATCGGTGTCGGTGAAGGCGCCGACGTGGCCGGGGCCGCGGAAGCGCTCCTTCTCTTCCAGGTCCGCGCGCAGCAGGATCGTGCCGCCGCCCTCCATCAGCTTCGAGCCGTCCTTGCCGAGATAGGGCCCCTTCACGTCGCGCGACCGGCCCATCACGGTGTAGTAGGTGGAGTTCACGCCCTTGCAGCAATAGTCGTAGCTGACGAGGAGGTAGTACCAGCCGCCGTGGTTGAGGATGAACGGCGCCTCGACCGGCGCGGGCGCTCCGGCCGGGGCCGGACGGCGCGCGATGGAAACAGGCCGGGTGCCTGCATCGACCTTGCCGGTCTCAGGGTTCACGGCGAAGAGCTTGATACCCGTCCAGAAGCTGCCGAGCGAGAGCCACTGCCCGCCCTTTTCATCGATCACCAGGTTGGGGTCGATGGCGTTGAAATCGTCGGCGTGGGTCGACTGGACGACAAGGCCCTTGTCGCTCCAGCCATAGTCCTTCGAGGTCGGGTCCAGCGTCTTGGCGGTCGCAAGGCCGATCGCCGAACGGTTCGAGCCGAAGGTCGAGACCGAGTAGTAGAGGCGGTATTCGCCATTCACGCGCTGAATGTCAGGCGCCCAGATCCCCTCGGTGCCCGGTACGGCCTTCGTCGCCCACTCGGGAAGCTCAGCGAAGACCGAACCGGCCTCCTGCCAATGGACGAGGTCGTGCGAGGTCTTGATGCCGATGTAGCGGCCTATCGTGTTGAAAACGTAGTAGGTGTCGCCCTCACGGATCAGGACGGGATCGTGCGTGGGGGCGAGCGCGCCCGTCAGCCGGTCGTTCAGGACCGGAGCGTCGGCCTCCGGCGCCTTGGCCGAAACGCCCATCGCAAGCGCCAGCGCGCCCAGGGCCAGAAAGCGGGAGAATGTGCGGACCATCGCCCTCACCCCTCGCTCGCGGCCCAGGCGGCGACGAGCGCGCGCGCCTTTTCGCCCACCTGCGCGGGCGTATCACCGGGCTTGTAGAGGCTGCCGCCCACGCCGATGCCGAAGACCCCGGCCTTGCGGTATTCGGCAATGTTCGCCGGGCCAACGCCGCCCACGGCCCAGACGCGGGTTTCGCGGGGCAGCACGTCCAGAATCGCCTTCACGTAGGACGCGCCCAGAACCGAGCCGGGGAAGAGCTTGAGGTCGCGCGCGCCTGCGGACACCGCCGCAAACGCCTCGGTCGGGGTGAGGAAACCGGGCAGGACATCCATGCCCAGCGCCAGCGAATGGGTAATGACCGCGTGGTCGGTGTTGGGCGAAACCATGAAGGTGCCACCGGCCCCTGCAAGATCCTCGGCCAGTCCGGTGGAGATGACGGTACCCCCGCCGATGGCCGCGCGGTCTTCGAGCGCGGCGGACAGCGCGGCGATGGAGCCCGCCGGATCGGGCGAGTTGAACGGCACTTCGATCAGGCGCACGCCTGCCTCGACCAGCGCCTCGCCGATGGCGACGACTTCGTGGGTTTCGACCCCGCGCAGGATGGCCACCACCGGGACGGCGCCCTGCGCCAGAACGTCTGCGATCTTCATGCCTTCACTCCTGTAGCGAGCGCGAGGCCCGCCAGTACGGCTGCCTCGCCATCGATCCGCTGCGCCACCGCGGCGGAAAGGGGAAGCGCCTTTTCGTAGAGATCGACGATCTTGCCATCGCCGATGAGAACCACCGAGGCCCCCGCGTTCGCCTCGGCGACGACTTCGCCGCCGATCAGAAGCGCAGAGAGGTAGCCGTGCGACCACGCCTTGGAGCGGCCATCGAGCAGGCGTGCCGCGCGCGCCTCGAAGAGAGCGCCGGTCAGCGGTTCGCCCGCGCGTTCGAGACCGCGCGCGAAGCCGTCCTCGAAACGTCCCTCCCCATCCGTGTCCGGGCCGGTCAGTGTCGAGTGGCCGGTGAGGAGCGCGAAAAGCTCGCCGGTGGGATGGGTGCGAAAGCCGGTCAGCACGCCGTCCGTCACTTCCACCCACTTGCAGTGGGTGCCGGGCAGGACGATCAGGTGACGCCCCTCACCCAGTTCGGGCTGGAGCGCGATGGCGCCGAAGATCTGCGTTTCCTCGCCGCGCATCACATCGGGCACCACGCCGCCCATGTGGCCGCACACGCCCGCCAGCACGGTGACGGGAAGTCCGGCCACGGTGGTGCGGGTGGGGCCGGCCAGCCAGTCGTCGCGACGGGCCGGGCACGTGACGTACCCGGCATCGACGAGCGCGCCCTTCGCGCCCGCCATGCCGCACAGCACCACGTCCTCGAGCGGGCCCTGCTCCTGCCACTGCGCCAGGCGCGCGGCAAGGATACCGGCGGGATCGGCGCTCAGCGCGCCGGGACCGTCGAGCCTGTCGGTGACACGCCCGTCCTCGACCCGGTAGAGCCGAAGGTGGGTCGTGCCCCAATCGCCAAGGACGTGGACGCGGCTCATTGCAGTTCGAGCACCACGACGGACTTGGCCGGAAGGGTGACGGTGAGCGTGCCGCCCTTCACCCGCGCGCCGTTGAACGCGGCGGGCTTGACCACCTCGGGGTTCTCGAAGGTGTTGTGCGCGTTGATCGCGCCCGCCGTCAGGATACGACCCGAGACCTTGCCCGCCTTCACGCCGTCGAGCGCGATGGTGACGGTGTTCGCCTCCTTCGCATCGGCGTTGGAGAGGCCGACGTGGATCTTGCCGTCCTTGCCCTTGACCGCCGAACCGCTGACGGCGGGAAGCGTGTAGTCCCCCACCTTGTAGGTCGGCGTCTGGATGTCGATCGGCAGCACGGTCGCGTCCTGCCAGGGCTTGTACATCTCGAAGACGTGGTAGGTGGGCGTCAGCACCATCTGGTCGTCTTTGGTGAAGATCATCGCCTGGAGCACGTTCACCATCTGCGCGATGGCGGTCATGCGCACGCGGTCGGCGTGCTTGGCGAAGATGTCGAGGTTGATCGCGGCGATCAGCGCGTCGCGCATGGTGTTCTGCTGGCGCAGGAAGCCGGGGTGCGTGCCCTCGTCCTGGGCATACCACGAACCCCATTCGTCCACGGCCAGGAACAGGCGCTTCTCGGGATCGTACTTGTCCATGATCGCGCTGTGCTTGGTGATCAGCTCATCCATGCGCCAGGCTTCGTGGAGCGCGTCGGCCCAGCCGCTCTCGTCGAAATCGACGGCAGGTGCGCGCGGCGGCCAGCCCCCTGCGGGGTGGACGTAGTAGTGCAGCGAGAGACCATCGAGCATGTTGCCCGCGATCTTCATCATCTGCTCGGTCCAGTTGTAGTCCTCGACATTGGCGCCCGCCGCGACCTTGAGGATCTTCGTGTCCGCAGGCGGCTTGATGAAGGTGGAGTAGCGGCGCGTGACATCGGCGGCGTACTCGGGACGCATGTTGCCCCCGCAGCCCCATAGTTCATTGCCAACCCCGAAGTACTTGACCTTCCAGGGCTCCTTGTGGCCGTTCTCCGCGCGCTCTTCGGCCAACGTGCCAGCAGGCGCGGTCATGTACTCGATCCACTCGGCCATTTCGCGCGGCGAGCCATTGCCCACGTTGCCCGCGACATAGGCCTCTGCGCCGACCTGGCGGGTCAGCTCGAAGAACTCGTGCGTGCCCACAGTGTTGGGCTCGGTCACGCCGCCCCAGTGGGTGTTGACCTTGGTCGGGCGGTCCTTCCTCGGACCCACGCCCTCGCGCCAGTGGTACTCGTCGGCAAAGCAGCCGCCCGGCCAGCGGATGACCGGCACCGAGAGATCGCGCAGCGCGCCGACCACGTCGTTACGAAACCCGTTGGTGTTGGGGATCGCGCTGTCCTCGCCGACCCACAGGCCGCCGTAGATGCCCTCACCCAGATGCTCGGCAAACTGGGTGAAGATGTCCTTGTCGTAGACCGGGCCCGGCGTATCGGCGTGGATCGTCGCGCGCGTCGGGGTCCCGGCGGTGTCGGCCAGGACGCCCGTGCTCGCAAAGACGCTCACCCCCAGAAGCAGGGTGGCGGCGGTGTGGCGAAATGCCTTCATCATGTCTTCTATCCCCTCCCAGGGCGTTCTTAATCGTGGAATTCGTCAACCGTCTCGCGCTTGCCGCGCAGGAAGGCGTCGGCCACCAGCCGCATCGGCGCGACATCGACGTCGCTGCGCCCGCCGCGGATGAGGTTGGCAAAACGCGCGTAGAGCCCGGCGTATTCCAGGTCCTCGTTACGCTCGGTCCCGCTCGGCAGGGTCAGCACCGCGCCGCCGCTGGAGAGCTTGAGCTCGCCCGCGTCGGTCTCGACGGTGATGTCCCAGGACTGCGGGCCGGTCTGGCGCCAGTCGAGGTCCATGTGGATCGGCGCGCCCGCCGTGTCCTGGAAATCGATGTCGGCGGCAATCGGCGCGGCGCGGTTGGCCGGAAGGCTCAGCGTCGCGTCCTTGAGGAACATCGGACGCGGCAGGATGTGGGTGATGATCGAGAGCGCGTTGATGCCCGGATCGAAGACGCCCAGACCACCCGGCTGCCAGATCCAGTCCTGGCCCGGGTGCCACACGCGCACGTCCTCGCGCCAGACGATCTTCGCGCTCTTCACCGTACGCTCGGCAAGCCAGGCGCGCGCAGGCGCAACCCCTGCGGCAAAGCGCGAGTGCCACGAAGCAAAGAGCGTGACGCCGGCCTTGTCGGCCCGATCCTTGAGCGCCTCGACTTCGGCGAGCGTGGCGCCCGGCGGCTTCTCGAGGAAGACGTGCATCCCGGCCTTCAGCGCCGTGACGGCAATGTCATAGCGCACCTGGGGCGGGGTGCAGAGCGCGACCGCGTCGACCGCCGGGCCCTTCTCCAGCAGCTCCTCTATCGAGGCGAACTGGGGGATGCCTTCCATCGGCGGCGAGTGCGGGCTCACGGTCGCGGCGATGTCGAAGTTGCCGTTGCCGCGAATGGCGGGGATGTGCTGGTCCCGGGCAATCTTGCCCAGGCCCACGATGGCAATGCGGATCGGGTCCATGGCTCAGAGCGCCTTGACGGTGACCGCGCGCTCGGCGGCGCGGGCCAGCGGGTTGGCGAGCGGCAGGGTGAAGGGCGCGGCCGCGATCTCGAAGACGTCGCCTTCCTCCGTCTGCACACCGTCGCTGAACGAAAGCGTCGCGGTGCCGTAGAAGTGGATGTGGATGTCGCCCGGGCGGCAGAACAGGTCGTACTTGAAGTGGTGGTGCTCCAGGTTCGCAAAGCTGTGCGACATGTTGCCCTCGCCCGAAAGGAAGGGCTTTTCCCAGATCGTCTCGCCGCCGCGCACGATCTTGCTGGTGCCCTCGATCTTCTCGGGAACTTCGCCCAGCAGCAGCTCGGCGCCCAGTGCCGCCTGGCGCAGCTTGGAGTGGGCAAGCCACAGGTAGTTGTGGCGCTCGGTCACGTGGTCGGAGAACTCGTTGGCCAGCGCGATGCCCAGGCGATAGGGCTGGCCGTCGTTGCCGATGATGTAGATGCCCGCCAGTTCGGGCTCCTCGCCGCCGTCCTTGGCGAAAGAGGGCATGGTGAGCGCCTCACCGGGGCCGACCAGCTGCGAGCCGTCGCCCTTGTAGAACCATTCCGGCTGCTGGCCTTCCTGGCCCTCAGCGGGCTTGCCGCCTTCGAGGCCTTCCAAGAACATGCGCATGGAATCGGTGACGTTCTCGCCCGAAGCTGCGGCCTGGTGCATCTTGTTGCGACCTTCCGCGGAACCCAGGTGGGTGAGGCCCGTGCCGGTCAGCAGCACGTGGGCGTCATCGGCATGGTCGATCGGCGCGATGAGGCGGCCCGCCGCCTGCTCGGCCGCAATGTCGATGGCATCGCCAATGCCGCAGGCGCGTGCGGTCGCGGCCAGCGAATTGCCTTCCTCGATGGCGCGCAGCGCGAGTTCGCGCACGGAGGCAACGCCGGTCAGGACGTGCGCGGCATCGCCCTCGGCGAGGATGACGGAACGGGTGCCGTCCTCGGCACGGTGCTGCAGCAGGCGAAGAGTAGTCATGTCAGGGGTCTCTCCCAGGGTCCGCAGCGCGCCTTCTTATGAGGTGGGCGCGCTGCGGGGCATGGATTGGATCAGTTGAGGGTGAGCTTGCCGTCGACGAGACGCGGCGCGCCGTCGCTGAAGGCCGCGTCGCGCAGTTCGGGCGCGAGCAGGCTCTGCGGCATGTTCTGGTAGCTCACCGGACGCAGGTAGCGGTCGATGGCGAGGCTGCCGACCGAGGTCGTGCGCGCATCGGTGGTCGACGGGAACGGACCGCCATGGACCATCGCGTGGCACACCTCGACGCCCGTGGGCCAGCCGTTGACGAGAATGCGGCCAACCTTGCG is drawn from Novosphingobium decolorationis and contains these coding sequences:
- a CDS encoding MGH1-like glycoside hydrolase domain-containing protein; the protein is MIARTARVLGTSALLAGTATLLAGAAPPAAPVMAPMMAAASVAPSAVPVLDTRAIARARFGNDAPWYEDRIPFFESADPKIDAVWYYRWSIYRAHQRDLGAKGFITTEFADDVGWQREPYASLNDASGFHIAEGRWLNDRRFVSDYIDFMYEGGNDRHFTDHMADSTWGRYLVDGDRAAVTRHLKVMRHIYGLWEDHMDWSKGLYWVEPLLDATEYTVSSIDASGGKDGFGGGHAFRPSVNSYMIANARAIARIAEMTGDTALADEFEGKARALQDRMVADLWNPQLAHFTDRYRTHNEHVSYWDFIRARELVGFLPWMFDAVPDEAKYAQAWAHLLDPQMLAGEAGMRTVEQSYEYYMRQYRYLGDARECQWNGPIWPYQTTQVLTGMANLLDHYEETGPVTRSTYMRLLRQYTQLHFQGDKLDLEEDYDPATGKPIVGLDRSHHYFHSGYNDLILTGLVGIRPRADDVLEVNPLLPQAGDPEALPWFHVERVPYHGHMISVTWDADGSHYGKGAGLTVAADGKVLAHRADLGRIEVPLARKAPAPIVRETNHAVQLVRGDFPKASASSGAEAENLHDGIDGRLWFYPELPNGWTSGAGTASQWYAVDFGAPQPVSSVKLAFFDNGADIRAPGKVTLEGWQDGAWRDLGSATPLANGVTTLTFTARPLTKVRAVMTPTQGKAIRIAELKALSDS
- a CDS encoding TonB-dependent receptor — translated: MAFRPFAFCTASVLALGIAGVANAQEAAPAPQADGASDPSAEEIIVTGVRASILGALNVRKNNVQIVDSIVSEDVGKLPDNNVVEALQRVTGIQITDRASGEAQTVTIRGLNDPVTTLNGINVFTASGQSFSLQDIPANLVKQVNVFKTRSADQLETGLAGQIDVKTRRPFDFSGFAVSGQARGTYDEIADTFNPSGALLVADSWDTGIGRIGVLVNASYIRAKYRTESATAGALVPFLTDSNLPTVSSAPGACAGGAAWVPYERIQPSDCRSVTAGNPDGNIWQPGLNAGLSTDPGATLNINGQDVPYVLSRDAVFSSDLYGKRERPAFNAALQWAPNSSSVYTAEMFYTGYRSETFNSLQFSFVDWWGNPGAVELYDGTNIVKSRTVGDVYGFNSADLNKSKTDSYVYHLNGAWEVGDGDGKITSDLAYQTSTFESSFIAMRTSRVADEITADFNAGGGIPSYHFSDDSLLTQPSTWAVGELYDNANKDKGSALTGKLDGYYGFYEGFLRRVAAGLRVDRRKAASYIRTGDAVALGGNLTDLPEEALFTNSGFFKGEGDLPRSWVNIDGNWLYDNADMVRGLYGRPTSDQLSLGQTFGIEETTMSGYVMADAQISIFGNPLDLQAGVRYVNIDTDYDFYDRLDNFARSSVSRGSAKFLPSFTARYEITRDLRLRFNYGETLRRPNFTDVNPTYQLTGDLTNVGYGSGSAGTATLNPTHSKNIDVAIEWYFEPNSAITVTGFRREISGLVVPISSYEYIPNNDIEAGATDYFTITRPANASDGVLKGVEVGLTYFPTYLPSVLDGLGFQGSLTVLDSNQSIPETNQLGEVVGYTQSDFFNVSKLSYNATLAYQRGPIGARLSYVWRKGFLHNNEARLFANPIGVWYKSSGYMDFQLTANVTDDIALTFDARNLTKENQQSFYKYGAAGGAETMNLGTTLVPRTFAIGARFTFQ
- a CDS encoding family 43 glycosylhydrolase, with the protein product MPFSLSRRTFALGAALLPIACSEAGRTVLADGEDADGAATPAVPVNPLVKNRADAQVFLHTDGYYYMMGSVPEYDRLVLRRAKTLAGLTDAEERVLWRHEEEGPLSGFIWAPEMHQIDGRWYVYFAAGPSGGGEDVFRIRTYAVECAGEDPMTGTWSVKGEFKAPWDSFNLDSKVFVHRGERYFTWAQREPGIETNSNLYIAKMTGPLTVGPATRLSVPTYDWEIRGFKVNEGAAVLENAGKLYMTYSASATDDRYCLGMLSIDAEADLLVAENWTKSPEPVFQTSVATSVYGPGHNDFTVDEQGRPMLVYHGRDYKEIEGDPLFNPDRHTRVQRVYFDEKGAPDFGVPVGNGPLPERFLSAASEGAFLAHEDEALVIGAPALPQTQIRSLPVKDGTVQLSPILLREMCLTVGGDGACTLAPRAEGGAQDGADRFRRKVEGEGKVRFESVAQAGKGLAAIDGKVALAPLSDPRTLWTVD
- a CDS encoding arabinan endo-1,5-alpha-L-arabinosidase, which gives rise to MVRTFSRFLALGALALAMGVSAKAPEADAPVLNDRLTGALAPTHDPVLIREGDTYYVFNTIGRYIGIKTSHDLVHWQEAGSVFAELPEWATKAVPGTEGIWAPDIQRVNGEYRLYYSVSTFGSNRSAIGLATAKTLDPTSKDYGWSDKGLVVQSTHADDFNAIDPNLVIDEKGGQWLSLGSFWTGIKLFAVNPETGKVDAGTRPVSIARRPAPAGAPAPVEAPFILNHGGWYYLLVSYDYCCKGVNSTYYTVMGRSRDVKGPYLGKDGSKLMEGGGTILLRADLEEKERFRGPGHVGAFTDTDGTTYLVYHAYDREANGAPTLRIAPLTWDADGWPVAQY